GGGTGGATGTCACAAATACCGGAAATGTGGCAGGAGAAACTCAGGTGGATTTACTGGTTAATAACGAACCGGTTGACTCCGAAAACATAACCCTTAGCCCGAATGAGAGTACAGCAGTAGAATTCTCACACACCGAGGATGAACCAGGAACATATACCATTGAGGTAGGAGGGCAGACTGAAAGTTATGAGGTGACCGAAGAGGCTCCTTTCTTGAGTGGGATAGCTACGCTTGGAATACTTGCCACAGCATTTGTTGTCCTCAGGAAAAGAAGGAAGTAATTAAGAACTGATGGGCACTTCTGGCTCTGTGTTAAAACTGCACAGACCGATGCAAAAATATGGAAATGAACTTCTCGGGATTAAAAATTAAGCAGCAGAAACTGGACATCAGATTCATGATTTCCAGCTTTCTGTTTTTTTTCTACGATTCTTATTATTTTCTATAATTTACTGTTATTCTTCTATCACTTTTTTGTCACCTTATTTTGTTAGTATTTTTATCATCTTTTATAATTTTTTATCATTTTTATAATTATTATACCATTTTTACAATTTTTACCATCTTTCACAATTTTTACCATCTTTTACAATTTTATATCATTTTTATTGTTTTTCTTTCCTTATCCAGACTGACTTCCTTTCACTCTTACCAGATCCCATTCCAGGAGTTCCCACGAAAATCTCATTCCCAAAGTTCCCACGAATTAATGTTTGAGACGACAGCTTAAAATAGTGAACTACGATTGTTGATTATAATGCTTGAAGCCTTGACTTCCTTTCTTGCCGATTACGGTTATCTCAATCTCTTTGTGCTGAGCTTTCTGGCTTCCACAATTTTGCCTTTAGGGTCGGAAGCGCTCATAATAGCTCTCATTTATCAGGGCTTCAATCCTTTCGCTGTCGTTATGGTAGCGACTTCAGGCAATTTCCTCGGATCCTGTACGACTTACTATCTCGGATTAAAAGGACGTCCAGTACTTGAGAAATACCTATCTCCTCCCCCTGAGAAGCTTGAGAAAAGTGAAAAATTTTTTAAAAAATATGGTCTTTATACCCTGCTTTTCACCTGGGTGCCGGGTATAGGAGATGTAATTACAATGGTTGCCGGGCTTATGAAGCTCCCTTTCCGGTACTTTTCTGTCATGGTTTTTCTTGGTAAATTTGGGCGTTATTTTGCAGTTGCATATCTAACAGCTTTTTTTAGCAACTGATTTGCGGTTTTCTAGATAAGTTCAGGTAATTTGTTTAATTTTATAAATTTAAATAATTCTTTTAAATTCATCTTCTCAAGTAAATTCCTTAAAATTCATTTATTCTATCGAATTTTTCATGAAACTTTATCTTTTTCCTAATTTTAGAGACAATCTTTCACATATTTCAAAAATTATTTCAAACAGGAAAAAACAGATATGTTTATGTAGTACGAGGTACAATACTAATTCGTTAAAGCAAATTTAGTTGATATCCATTGCTTTAATTTGTTCTTTCTTGCCCATCTTCCAGGGATTTAAAACGGAACCCGTATTTGATTATAACCTCCATTTTTTCTATTTTTTTCCATTTCTTTTTCTATTATTTTTCTGTTCTTTACTCAACCTAGCTTTTCATATCCAGGACTATCCTGTCTTTTGAACTAACAAATCTAATTTTTCACTTTTGTTCTCTCCCCAACCTCATATAATATCCTTAAATATTATTAAAAATTGGGCATAATTATCTACCTTGTTTATATCGAATAATGATTCAAGTTTACTTGTTCTACTCTACACTTTCCAAATTTCAAGAGTATTATTTACCTTTAGATTAATTTAGTAAGCTCTCATGCACTTGCTTCTGCCTCACCGTAACCTTTATCTATAAACGAACTCAATTTAACTTGCCTTAAGTCCAATAATGTTTACTTGATATCACACGGTGATCCTATGCATATAATGGAAGGTTTTTTAGACGCCCCGTGGTGGCAGTTATGGTTTATAGTATCCGTACCGGTGATACTGTACGGGATTTATAAAATGAACAGGCTTGTAAATGAAAAACGAGAGATATTGCCTCTTCTGGCTGTTGCAGGTGCGTTTATTTTCGTGTTATCCTCTCTTAAACTGCCGTCTGTGACCGGAAGCTGCTCTCACCCCACAGGAACCGGGATTGCAGCTATCATGTTCGGACCGGCGATTTCTGCAGTGCTTGGGACCATCGTGCTTCTTTACCAGGCTCTATTCCTTGCCCATGGCGGATTGACAACTCTTGGAGCAAATGTATTCTCTATGGGAATAGCAGGTCCTCTGGCAGCATATATTGTTTATAAGGCAGGAATGAAAGCCAAAATTAATTTTTATTTCGTAGTCTTCCTTGCTACAGCTATTGGAGATTGGGCAACTTATGGCGTAACTTCTGTACAGCTTGCGCTTGCCTATCCAGAAGGAAATGTCCTTACCTTAGGAGGATTTCTGACCCAACTTAAGATGTTTGGGGCTATCTTTGGACTTACTCAGGTGCCTCTGGCAATTATAGAAGGTGCAGTCAGTGCTCTGCTCTTCAAGTACGTGGTCAACGTAAAAAGTGATATCCTTGTGGAAATGAAAGTAATTGAAGCTGCAGTTGTTCGAAAACTTAGAGGGAGCTCAGCATGAGCAAAAAACTGGAAATTATTGTGCTTGCCATCATCCTGATTTTTGCTATTCAGTTTGTCTATATGTCTATGACAACAGATGCCGAATATACAGGAGCCGACGGGCAGGCTGAAGACGCAATAATGGAAGTCACTGGCGGAACCTATGAGCCTATAGCAGAACCCTTCTGGGAACCTCCTAGCAGTGAGATCGAAAGCCTGCTCTTTGGGCTTCAGGCTGCTATAGGTGCAGGCATCCTCGGATATTTCTTCGGATATTACAGAGCCAAAAAGAGATATGAAAGCGACCTTGCCTACGGAGAAAAAAGTAAGTCCGAAGGGGATAGCCAGTCCGTGTAATCTATTCATTTATTTTTCTCCATGTTTCCTTCCTCTCAGGTAGGAAGGTTTTTATCTTTTGTCTTTTATTTTTAACCTTTAATTTTCAGGTTTCATCTACCTATCTCCAGGTTTTAATATGACAAATATCCTTGATGACTATGCCCTTATTAGCCCTCTAAGGCACCGAAATAACTGGCTAAAACTGGCAATAGTGCTATTCGGTTTGCTTGCAGGAGTTTCTTCCAGGTCTCCTATCCCTCCCTTTTTCATAGCTTTGTGCATGAGCTTTGCAACAGTTACCTTTGGCAAAGCACCCCTCTCTCTGTATGTAAAACTTCTGCTGGCTCCTATGGGCTTTGCAGTTATCGGAGTTTTTATTATAGCCTTTTTTTCAGGTACAGGACCTGAACTTCTGTCTTTTGAACTCCTGGGTTATCCCCTCTCTGTAAGGGCAGATGGGTTTGAGCTTGCCCTGCTTGTACTTGCAAGATCAATAAGCGGGATGTGCTGCCTTTACTTTCTGGCACTGACAACTCCCATGATCGAGCTCTTTGCAGTGCTTAAAGCCTCCAGGCTCCCAGAGTCCTTTATAGAACTCTCCATGTTGATTTATCGTTATATATTTGTCTTCCTTGATATTGCACTCTCTATCAAGTACGCCCAAACCGTGAGACTGGGATACTCAAGTTTCAGGCGGTCTATTCGTTCCCTGGGCATGCTTGGGAGCACACTTTTCGTCCGTTCCTGGGAACAGGGGGATAAACTCTTCCTAGCCATGAACTCAAGATGTTATGATGGAAAAATGGCACTTTTCGAAGTGCACAGACCTGTAAGAGCACCTGAAATGCTCCTTACTTCAGCCTATTTTCTCCTGACTCTCGCACTTCTTTATCTAACAAAAAACGCATCTATTGTCTGAGGTAAAAACTTATGATAATTCTTGAGACCAGGAACCTTAAGTATACTTACCCTGATGGAACCGTGGCTATTCAGGATCTGAATATTGAAATTATGAAAGGAAAGAAAATTGCCTTTGTAGGGCAGAACGGCTCCGGTAAGTCCACCCTTTTCCTGCTCCTTAATGGTACCCTTAAGCCGAGCCAGGGTGAAATCCTGTTCCGCGGTGTTCCTTTCAAGTATGATTCAAAATCTCTCCGGGAAATTCGGAAATCCATAGGGATAGTCTTTCAGAATTCCGATGACCAGATTTTTGCTCCCACGGTATTTCAGGATGTAGCTTTTGGACCTTCAAACCTCGGTTATTCGAAAGAAAAGATCAATACCTGCGTTCAGCTTGCCCTTGAGCAGGTGGGTCTTTCCCGGTTTAAAGACAAACCCCCTCATCATCTAAGCGGAGGACAGAAGAAAAGGGTCGCAATTGCCGGTGTAATGGCAATGGAACCCGAAGTGATTATCCTCGATGAACCTCTCTCAAATCTTGACCCAGTCAGCGCAGATGAAATCATGGACTTAATTAACGAGTTTAACCACTTTGGGAGCACTATTATTATTTCAACGCATGATGTGGATCTTGCATACCGCTGGGCTGATTATGTATTCCTCATGTCAAATAGCAGAATAATAGGACAGGGTACTCCGGTAGAGGTTTTTAAAGATTCCGAGCTGCTCAAGAAAGCTGGGCTAAAGCAGCCAACAACCCTTGAGATCTATCATGAGATAGAAAGAAGAGGACTTGCATACGGCAGGCACTCCCCGAAAACCATACCCGAGCTTGTCAATACCTTAAAACCCCTTGAACTAATGTGGGTCGAGGTTCCTCCTGGTGTAAAAGAAGGGGATAACCTGAACCTTGGGGTGATGTATGGGGAATATGCAACCCAGTCGCCTTACGAAGCCATTAATGCTACTGTGCTGCATATTCATTCAGATGGAAGAGCTGTTGTTGAGTTAAAGCGCAAAGGGATTAAAGCGGGCGGAATTCTGCTTTACGATACTGAAAACTATTCCCTGCCTGAAATAAAGCAGATTCTCAAGAAAGGAGAGATTACCTTCGTAGGAGCTATGGGCAAGAAAAGTAAAATCCTTGCTGAGCAGGACGGAATCCAGCTGGATGTTACCTCAGGCGTTATAGACAAATCTATCCTTATGGCGCTTTGTGGAAAACGCTGTCTTATTCTTACAGCCGGCGGGATGGTTGACCATGCCCTTAAAAGAATAAAAGAATACGTGGAAAAAAGTGGGATAGAATTTACGGTTGGAGTTGTTAACAGGGAAGAAGACTGTCAGTGGCTTAAAGAGAGCAGGAGCAGCCCTGAGACTCTAAAGATATAATTTCCTTTCTTTTCTTCTTCTCTTCAGATCTCACTATACTTAGCCCTTCTATATACATTGAAATTAATAATCTGGAAAGTAATTAATATTCTGGAAATTTATCTCATTTTACGCCAGGTTGCAATGTTGAGGAATAGTTTCATAATATCTTAGCTACAACACTGTTTACTATAACAAATGATAAGACCATCCGAAAACCTGGAGTTTTTCCACTCCGGGAAAAGGGATCTGTCATTTGTGAATGCTCTGTCTTTGTGGGGAGGTATGAGAAAGATGCATGAAATGCATAATAAGGATAGTCTGTATATTCCGTTTAAAGTGCTAACAATAATAGGTGCAATTAACTGGGGATTTGTAGGTCTCCTGAACTTCGATCTGGTAGCGGCTATATTTGGAAAGAAGTCCTTTATCACGCGGCTAATCTACACCCTTGTGGGCCTGGCTGGAGTCTTCCTGATAATGAAACACAGGGAAAAGTTAGCTATGAGAATTCGCGAGAAGGAAATAAAGGGCGAGAAACGTTACAGTGGTAAGCAGTACAGCTGGAGTGGAATCCAATAAAATTAGGAAATTGGATTCTCATGGGATTTGCTTAGAGCCTGTTTTTGAATAGCTTGACAACAGCTAGACAATAACTAGACAATAGCTAGACGATAGCCTGAATATATGTGCTTGTTATGGCAAGTACATATTAACCTTTTTTAATTTTATTAATCTTTTATTTTTAGTAAGCTATTTATAAAAAGCTTCAGCAAAAAACAAGATATAAGTTTTTACCTGATTATGAATAGCTAATTTATGGGCAGCCAATGTATGTTTAAAACGAAATTATAAAATTAAAATCATATCTCATTGTAAAGTTGCTTCAACATAAGTGCGTCCTGCTCAAGAATAGGGCTCTCAATTATTACCCGCCCTCTGGTTTTGAATTCTTTCAAAGTTTTCATAAGTATGGGGTAATTAAAGTCTGATTCTTTAAGGTTCAGATGCTTCTTTTCCCCATTCTTGCCGTATTCCACGCCTGAGATATGCATGTGCATATTTGAAAGCCCTTCTTTTCCGAGGCATTCCTCGACTCGGGAGAGAATTTTCGTAAACTCCTGGTAGGAGTTCTCCTTTCCTTCCCTTGCGTGCAAATGGCAAAAATCAATGCAGGGCATAACTCCTTCGATTTCTGCACTTAGCTCAAGCACTTCTTCGAGTGTTCCAAATTGGGTACGCTTGCCCATAGTTTCAGGGCGCAGGACTGCAGGAATTCCTTCATCCTGAAGCTGCCTGGTAAGTATTCTCAGGGCTTTTGAGACGCTCTCAAAGGTTTGTTTTTTGCTGCTTTTCTGATAGAAACCTGCGTGCAACACAATGGATTCTGCCCCGCATAGGCTGCCTATCCTTGCAGCCTGGTAGATCCTCTCAAGGCTTGCTTTTAATTTTTCTTCTTCGTAAGAGTTCAGGTTGATATAGTAAGGGGCATGGACACTCAAGGCTACTTCTTCTTTTATTGCCGCTTCCAGAACATTTTTTGCCCCATTTTCGCTCATGCGCACGCCCTGAACGAATTCAAGCTCCATACAGTCAAGATCAAGTTCTCTTATCCGTTTAATTCCCAAGACGCTGCTTGTTCCTTTTGTGCTTCTTGGAATCCCTCCGGTACCGAAAAGTAGCTGTTTTGAGGACATTTTCAGCTATCCTTTTAGAAGACTCCTACGAAGTCCTTTAGCTTCTTTGCCCTTTCAGGAGACAGCTTTTCTGCAACTACTGCAGCCAGCTCTTCAAAGTCTTCGCCCAGGGACTGGACGTCTTCCTTTCCCTCCAGCGCAAGCCCTACAAGGTAATCAAGTTCATCGGGACTCAACCTCTCCAGCCTTTCTCTGAAATCTTCAGGCGACTCGGCAAACTTATGTGAGACCGGACGCAAGATAAAAGGATACTTGTGTCCTGCTTCCCTGGAAGTCAATGTGCCCCCGGCTTCAGGGGCAAGTTTGTTAAAAATCTCAATATCTTTTCGTGTAAATTCTCTGAGCATACTATCACTTTAGTTTCTGTCCTGATTTATATCTGTTTGGATATAAATAATGCCGAGTGGGTTTATTCAGTGCTTTATGTCTTTTTTCAGCCTGCCGTGCCTGTCAATCTCCCCTTCTGCAATCCGTGTTGAGGAGATCGGGATTCCATCCTCAGCCAGTACATATTCAACGTATACAATTTCCAGAGGCTTCTTTCCTTTTTCCTCCCTGATGCGATTGATTTTAAGAGCGACCGGATAGGTTTCAGGAGAGACAATTATATAGTCGAAATCTTCCTCCAGTGTAGGACCATAAGGATCATTTAGCTTTGTAATCTCATACCTGTCGTCCGGAAACCCCATTTCTTTTATAAATTGAAGCAACTGGTTTCTTCTTTTTTTATAACTATCGATGCTGTGGCTTTTACTCACCATCTCGTCCGATGTAAGTCCTATGTAGACTTTTCCATCTCCCGCAATCTCAAATGCTTTTTCAATCAGTTTGGCATGGCCGTCATGAAAATACTGAAACGTACCGCCTACTGCGACCTTTGGCATGATGGGTGATAATCTACCAAGTAAAAAGAAGTTTTGGTTTTTCCCCAGATTTCAGGGAATCTCACGTTTTTTCTCTTCTATTTTTTCCACGCTCTTTTCACTTTCTTTTAGCTTTCTTCTCTGCTTTTTTTAAATGTAAGTGTCAGAAAAAAACTTCTCGGTTTTTGCCTGATTTGCCATATCCCCTGGCTATACTTCCGTGTTTACAGCCACTTCAGAATACTTTCACCGAGCCTCCTCTAGTTATATATACTCGCAAAACTATTGTGGAGCAACTGTTATGCACCTTATACAAACATGTGCATCTTAGGAGAATTAGTAATGAGCGAAATAGCACTCGAAGAGTTGCCCGGAGTTGGCCCTGCAACCGCAGAAAAACTCAAAGAAGCCGGATTTAATACCATTGAAGCAGTGGCTGTAGCCTCTCCTTCTGAACTTGCAACAACAGCTGAAATCGGGGAATCGACGGCTGCAAAGATTATCAATGCTGCAAGACAAGCTGCTGATATTGGAGGCTTTGAGACTGGAGACGTCGTGCTTGAAAGGCGGAAACTTGTAGGCAAGCTGACGACCGGTTGTACGGAATTTGATGAGATTATGGGTGGGGGCATAGAAACCCAGGCAATTACCGAACTGTACGGAGAATTCGGTTCAGGAAAGACTCAACTTGCCCACCAGCTTGCAGTCAATGTCCAGATGGACAGGGAACACGGAGGGCTTAATGGTTCGGTTATTATTATAGACACTGAGAACACTTTCAGACCTGAAAGAATTGCTCAGATGGTAAAAGGGCTTTCCGAGAAATATGGCATGGATCTTGATCCACAAGAGTTCCTCCAGAATATCCATGTCGCCAGAGCATATAACTCCAATCACCAGATGCTCCTTGTTGAATCTGCAACAGACCTGGCAAATGAGCTCAAGGAAATGGGCAAACCCGTTCGCCTGCTGATCGTTGACTCACTTCTGGCTCACTTCAGGGCTGAATACGTAGGAAGGGGAACCCTTGCCGACAGGCAGCAGAAGCTCAACAAGCACATGCACAGCCTGCTCCGTTTCGGAGACCTGTTCAATGCCTGTGTGGTCGTAACAAACCAGGTTATGGCAAAACCCGATGCCTTCTTTGGCGACCCCACAAGACCTGTCGGAGGGCACGTTGTAGGGCACACAGCAACCTTCAGGCTCTACCTGCGAAAATCCAAGGGTGATAAAAGGATCGTCCGTCTTGTAGACTCACCTAATCTGCCCGAAGGAGAAGCTGTTATCGCAGTTACAACTGCCGGGCTTACAGACGGTTAAAAAGCCGCAGGCAAGTGAACTTGAGAAACTGCAAATTGTTAAATCAAGAGACAAACAACGTTGTGATAAATTTACCAGAAGTAACAGATATAAACGGTAAATAAATTCAAAGCTGGGTAGGGAAATGTTTTATCTACCCATCTCCAATCTTTTTTTAATGAAATTCAA
The Methanosarcina thermophila TM-1 genome window above contains:
- a CDS encoding YqaA family protein, producing MLEALTSFLADYGYLNLFVLSFLASTILPLGSEALIIALIYQGFNPFAVVMVATSGNFLGSCTTYYLGLKGRPVLEKYLSPPPEKLEKSEKFFKKYGLYTLLFTWVPGIGDVITMVAGLMKLPFRYFSVMVFLGKFGRYFAVAYLTAFFSN
- a CDS encoding energy-coupling factor ABC transporter permease codes for the protein MHIMEGFLDAPWWQLWFIVSVPVILYGIYKMNRLVNEKREILPLLAVAGAFIFVLSSLKLPSVTGSCSHPTGTGIAAIMFGPAISAVLGTIVLLYQALFLAHGGLTTLGANVFSMGIAGPLAAYIVYKAGMKAKINFYFVVFLATAIGDWATYGVTSVQLALAYPEGNVLTLGGFLTQLKMFGAIFGLTQVPLAIIEGAVSALLFKYVVNVKSDILVEMKVIEAAVVRKLRGSSA
- a CDS encoding energy-coupling factor ABC transporter substrate-binding protein, which encodes MSKKLEIIVLAIILIFAIQFVYMSMTTDAEYTGADGQAEDAIMEVTGGTYEPIAEPFWEPPSSEIESLLFGLQAAIGAGILGYFFGYYRAKKRYESDLAYGEKSKSEGDSQSV
- the cbiQ gene encoding cobalt ECF transporter T component CbiQ: MTNILDDYALISPLRHRNNWLKLAIVLFGLLAGVSSRSPIPPFFIALCMSFATVTFGKAPLSLYVKLLLAPMGFAVIGVFIIAFFSGTGPELLSFELLGYPLSVRADGFELALLVLARSISGMCCLYFLALTTPMIELFAVLKASRLPESFIELSMLIYRYIFVFLDIALSIKYAQTVRLGYSSFRRSIRSLGMLGSTLFVRSWEQGDKLFLAMNSRCYDGKMALFEVHRPVRAPEMLLTSAYFLLTLALLYLTKNASIV
- a CDS encoding energy-coupling factor ABC transporter ATP-binding protein; this translates as MIILETRNLKYTYPDGTVAIQDLNIEIMKGKKIAFVGQNGSGKSTLFLLLNGTLKPSQGEILFRGVPFKYDSKSLREIRKSIGIVFQNSDDQIFAPTVFQDVAFGPSNLGYSKEKINTCVQLALEQVGLSRFKDKPPHHLSGGQKKRVAIAGVMAMEPEVIILDEPLSNLDPVSADEIMDLINEFNHFGSTIIISTHDVDLAYRWADYVFLMSNSRIIGQGTPVEVFKDSELLKKAGLKQPTTLEIYHEIERRGLAYGRHSPKTIPELVNTLKPLELMWVEVPPGVKEGDNLNLGVMYGEYATQSPYEAINATVLHIHSDGRAVVELKRKGIKAGGILLYDTENYSLPEIKQILKKGEITFVGAMGKKSKILAEQDGIQLDVTSGVIDKSILMALCGKRCLILTAGGMVDHALKRIKEYVEKSGIEFTVGVVNREEDCQWLKESRSSPETLKI
- a CDS encoding DUF378 domain-containing protein; translated protein: MRKMHEMHNKDSLYIPFKVLTIIGAINWGFVGLLNFDLVAAIFGKKSFITRLIYTLVGLAGVFLIMKHREKLAMRIREKEIKGEKRYSGKQYSWSGIQ
- a CDS encoding TIM barrel protein, whose protein sequence is MSSKQLLFGTGGIPRSTKGTSSVLGIKRIRELDLDCMELEFVQGVRMSENGAKNVLEAAIKEEVALSVHAPYYINLNSYEEEKLKASLERIYQAARIGSLCGAESIVLHAGFYQKSSKKQTFESVSKALRILTRQLQDEGIPAVLRPETMGKRTQFGTLEEVLELSAEIEGVMPCIDFCHLHAREGKENSYQEFTKILSRVEECLGKEGLSNMHMHISGVEYGKNGEKKHLNLKESDFNYPILMKTLKEFKTRGRVIIESPILEQDALMLKQLYNEI
- a CDS encoding phosphopantetheine adenylyltransferase, which translates into the protein MPKVAVGGTFQYFHDGHAKLIEKAFEIAGDGKVYIGLTSDEMVSKSHSIDSYKKRRNQLLQFIKEMGFPDDRYEITKLNDPYGPTLEEDFDYIIVSPETYPVALKINRIREEKGKKPLEIVYVEYVLAEDGIPISSTRIAEGEIDRHGRLKKDIKH
- the radA gene encoding DNA repair and recombination protein RadA, with protein sequence MSEIALEELPGVGPATAEKLKEAGFNTIEAVAVASPSELATTAEIGESTAAKIINAARQAADIGGFETGDVVLERRKLVGKLTTGCTEFDEIMGGGIETQAITELYGEFGSGKTQLAHQLAVNVQMDREHGGLNGSVIIIDTENTFRPERIAQMVKGLSEKYGMDLDPQEFLQNIHVARAYNSNHQMLLVESATDLANELKEMGKPVRLLIVDSLLAHFRAEYVGRGTLADRQQKLNKHMHSLLRFGDLFNACVVVTNQVMAKPDAFFGDPTRPVGGHVVGHTATFRLYLRKSKGDKRIVRLVDSPNLPEGEAVIAVTTAGLTDG